In Lathyrus oleraceus cultivar Zhongwan6 chromosome 2, CAAS_Psat_ZW6_1.0, whole genome shotgun sequence, the DNA window GTTTTTAAGGGATATGAAAGTAATGGTTATTAACTAAAAAATTCAATATAGAATCGTAAATTAAGTTAAGGAACCATAAGACATAAGTCTAAAAACTTTATACTAAATATAGTGTTAGAATCAGTAGGGAGAACAGGCAGACTCATTTTGAGTTttaactaacttttaatttctAAAGATTAGTTAGTTAAAAATAGAAATTGTTTTGCTTTTATACATGACAAAACATATGACTTGCTATAGTAGGTTTTTGATACACCAAGTATCAGTCTTAAGACCTATGCATTTGTTATTCAAAACATTTTATAGACTTTGTtaatccccccccccccccccccccccccccccccctcaaaCCCAAAAAAAAAACTCATGAGGAGGTTACAACCCGGAATTTGTGTTTTAAGATCATAAATCTAGCGGATGGAAAAGACTTGGTCATAGCATATTCCTGCTGACCAGTGTCGGGCACATGAAGAATCTGAAGATGCTTATCTAGAATCTTTTCTCTTACAAAAAAGAGATCTATATCCATGTGCTTAGTCTTTGAGTGCATGATTGGATTATGAGCCAACAACACAACATATTGGTTATCACATAGGATGGTAGGAACCTTGGTAGAGATACACAATTACTTGAGAAGAGTTTGAACTCACATTAGATCTGCAGTGGCCTGAGCAAGACTTATGTACGCAACTTCGATGTTGGACCTAGCAACCACATGTTGCTTCCTAGACCACCAAAAAAACAAGATTAGGACTAAAGAAAATGACAGCTCTAGAAGTAATTCTTCTATCATCTAGGTCAGAAGTCCAGTCAACATCACATAAGAATTAAATTGAAGGTGAAGAGATGGTGGATAGAGGAGTTAGTTGGAAACCATGTCCAAGAGTGCCCTTAAGATACTTGAGGATCCTCTGGACTACTATCCAATGAGTTTCAAGAGGATGAGCCATGAATGGATATACTTTGTTGATAGAGTATGAAACATCTTGTCTGGTAGTTGTGGCATATTGTAGTGCGCAACAACAGATTTGTACGTGAATGGACCAGTCATGGTAGCTAGAGGTGTAAGCAAATAAGAAAAAACCAATTAAATCGATAAttcaaaccaaaccaaaccggAAAAAATTGATTGTTTTTTGTTTGGTTTTGTTTTGTTCTCGGTATTAGATTTTAGGAACATCCAAACCTATGAACCAAATTGACGACTATAAAAACCTATTTAATCTTTTACCTTTTCTGTTTCTTCAACGAATTTCCTTCTATTCTTGTTAAAAAATAATTTTGAGGTGTGAAATATGTTAATTTATGTGTATTTGAAAGCTTTTGTTATTATTGTATATTTTATTTGTTAATCTTTCAAATCTCTTCCCAACCTTCTCATGCCAAATGCCAACTTTGTTATTCGATAGTGAACTTATTTCAGGATGCAATGAAAATCATGTCAATGCTTCGTATGGATTAAGAATAACTTGTAACTTGTTTGAAAAGTAGACCATGGAATATATTATATGAAATgtattatttaaaaaaatagCATAAGTTACATCGAAAAAACATGATAGCAGAGAATACACAAATGAATGTAATGTTTAAAAAATGTTAAAAACCGATCAACCAAACTAAACCAAACCGGTTAGTTTGGTTTTGTTCCATttttaaaaaatactaaaaacCAAACCAAGCCAAATTTACAGAGATATCATCGGTTGGGACAATTTTTTAACCAAAAAACAATCCAAACCAAACTGATTACACCCTAATGGTAGCAGAGCTAGCCTTTGTCAACTTCCAGGAGGCCTGCAATGGTGTGGTGACAGAACTAGCTTCTAGCATGTTAGTCTTTTAGAGGAGATCTCTGATGTATTTAGATTGAGTCAGAATGAGAGAATTTTGAGCAATTTTTTTAACTTCAATCCCTAAAAAATAGTCTAGATCACACAAATGTTTGAGGGAGAATGTTACATTCAATTTTCTAATAAAGGTTTGCAAGATAGGTGATGAACTTCCTATGATGATGGTGTCATCTACATAGACTAGTAGATAAATAGTGTTGCCTTGAGAGAAATAGGTGAAAAGTGAAGGATCGCACTTGCAAGTCTTGAAGCCTAGTTGGAGTAAGGCAGTGTTAAGCCTCTTAAACCATTGTTTAGGTGCTTTCTTTATGCCATAGAGAGAGCCTTGTTAAGTTTTCACACGAAGGAGGGATTGGAACTCTCAAGCCCTTTAGGTTGCTCCATATACACTTCCTCATAAAGAATACCATTGAGGAAGACATTATTAACATCTAATTGTTAAATTAACCACTTGTAGGTAATTGCAATAAAGAAAATAATCCTGATGGTGATTGGCTTCACCAGAGGAGGGGAGGTTTTAGTGAAATCAAAGTCATACCTTTGATAAAAACTTGTAGCTACAAGTCTAGCCTTATACTTATTAATAGTTCCATCAAGATTCTCCTTGATTCTAAAAACCCATTTACACCCAATTGCTTTTCTTTGACGAGAAAATGGTATAAGAGTACAAGTGTCATTATGGATTAAGGCCTCATATTATGCTTGCATGGATGCTTTCCGTTGCAAGTCAACAAGGGCTTACTTGATAGTCCTTGGTTCAGAGGTGGCAAGTAAGAGTCTAGGTTCAAGTATAGGTTGGGTGAACCCAGATTTAGCTCTGGTCTTCATGGTATGAGTGTTGACATGTATGTGAAAAACAAGAATGACATGAGGTGAAATATCAACATAGGGGTAAGTAGATACCTTGTAGTTATCAAAACTTGACATGATTACTAACTCACTAGACTAATTAATAGGATTGTGACTAGAAACATAGGACTGGGTGGAAGAAGATGATTAGACATTAGGTGATGATATTATCTCATTGGAGGAGTCGAGCAGAGATTCTGACTCTTGAGGGGGATGACTTGTAGAGATAGGAGTATAAGGAACAATGTTTAACTTAATAGGGGATAACTTAGATATGGGTGAGACATTATGAGAGGGATTATTGTTTGAGGGTAAGAGAGGATAAGGAATGGTATGAAGGGGTGGTAAGGTAACATTTTTAATACTAGAGGAGGTAGGAGATAACTTAGAGAATAACTCTTGGTAAGGAAATCTAAGTTCATTAAACAACACATTTATACCCTAGGAGATGTAAAGCTTATATGTATATTTGTACTCCCAATATGTTTGAGGTAAAACCTTTGTGAGAGGTCTAAAGCCTACCACTAGGAGAAAGACATATATACCCTTTGTGAGAGGTGGAATAGCTTAAAAAATACACTCCCGGGACCTGAAGTCCAGTCTCTGAGAGTGATAAGGCCTAAGGAGAGGAAAGGAAACACACTTAAACACTCTAAGGAAGTTATAGTTTGGGTTGACTTTAAACAGGAACTTAAAGGGAACCTGAAAATTGTGTGAGGCAGAGGGAAACTTATTAATAAGGTAGAATGCAATGGAGGAAGCATAATCCCAATATGTGAGAGGGAAAGAGGTTTGGCTTTGCAATGTAGAACTATTTCAATAATATGCTTATGTTTCCTCTAAACCACTTCATTTTGGTGATGAGTGTGAGGACAAATAACTCTATAAAGGATACCATGCTCAGTCAAGAAATTGGTAAAAGGCCTAAACTCACCACCCGAGTCAAATTGAATGGGCTTTAATAGGTAGACCATGTTGCAACTCAACCTTGGTCTTGAATTGTTTGAAAATTGTAAGAGCTTCAAATTTGTTTTTGAGAAGGTAGATCCAAGTAAACTTAGAAAAGGCATCCACAAAGGACATGTAATACTTAGACCTAAAGTATAAGCATAAGGGGAATGCCCATATAGATCACTATAAACCAGCTTTAAGGGAGAGGCATGAGTGGTGTGTGGAATAGGTGAATGTAACCTATAAGCCTTACCCATAGAACATGCTAAACAAACCACATTAATATATTTATTTGTGAAAGAAACATTACAATCATGCTAAACAAGTTTTAATGCTTCAGAATTAGGGTGACCTAATCTCAAGTGTCGCATATTAGGAGTACAAACAGACATAGAAGTTGGATTAATAGTAAAAATAGACTGAGTAGGACACACTGAAGTAGACAGCGACTTAGGCTAGAGCACATTGCTAGTCAGGGTGAAAGAAGAGAACTCATAGAGTTTATCCTTGCCAGCTTAACCTTCAAGAAGAATTTCATGGGAGACCAGAGAGTGGACAAGACATTTGTCAGCAGAGAATATACACATTATTGTCATGATAGAATTGGCTAACATTCATTAGGTTCTTTATAATAGTAGGGATAAGCAAAAGACTATTACATGTGAGAGGTGTGGGGGGTGAGTGAGAGAGGTGAAGACACTAGATCATGTTGCATAAATATGAAAACCTTGGCCATTTCCTATGAAGATTTGGTCAGGACCTTCAAAGGGAGTCATATGTTAGATATTCTTGGCATCATTGGTGACATGAAAGGAAGCCCCGGAATCTGGAAACTAAGATGCATAGGCAGTTGGCACAAAGTTAGCAAGAAAGGCACTAGGAGGATCAGAAAATATTTCTACATTCCTTGTAGGTGTGAGAGGCCTTGTCGACACATTGGGAGAGAATGAGCTAGAGGGATACCGGGAGCCATGAGTGTAAGGATTACCAGCTAAGGCTGAAGGATTATAACTTTGATTAAACCTATACCAACAAGTCAAAGTTGTGTGACCGAATTTGAAGAAAACTTGACACTTAATAGTAGAGCCATAAAACCTGCCTCTACCTCTACGATTATGACCACTACGAGAGCCTTTGTTACCACGAAACTGATGCAAAGCCTGATTTGAATTAGGTGCAGGAGATAGAGAAGATGAAGATTTAACACTAGTAAATGACACATCTTTAGAATCAAGAGGATTTTATAGAGCATGAGTTAAATCGAGAGAGACCATATCAGGTGCAAAGACTTCCATAAACTTATTAAGACGATGTTCATGTGATAGAATAAGGATTTATACTTCATCTAAATCCATAAGGCCAGACTTGCTCTCAACAATAGAGACAACTGGCGAAAAGTCAACAGGAAGACCTTCAAGGATTACATCTATGTGATGAGATGCAGGAATCAAATCTCCAATAGAAGCAAGAGTGTCAACAATGGTACGAATCTTATGAAAATACTTCAGAATAGAAGAATTGTCAAGAGTTAGGGCACAGAGCTCTACATGAAGCTGCCTAGCACGTGCTCGACTATGCTTCTGAAAATAACAAAACAAATTAACCGAAAGATTAGGTGCATTAATGCATCCAAGCACACGCGATAGAATCTCATTGAATAACCTAGATTGAAGCCAAGAAAGAAGCATTTGATCCTTTTTGAAGCCAACGTGAGTACTCAGGGTTAACACTATCAGTTGCGCGAGCATCATCATCAACGAATTCCAAAAGAATTCGTGTAAAAATAACGAAATTTGTTAGACTGTGCATGTTGATGTACGGTTCAATTTGTTGGCGCCATAAATGAAAGTTTTTCTCATCCAATTTGTGCGTGATCCTGATAGAGAAGTGAAGACGCCTTAATTCTTCAACAGAATTCGTAGTTGCGATCATTGAAGACGGTGAAACTTGAACGAAAGCTGTCGACGATAATTTCAGCTGCGAAGATGCATCCATGGTTATGACCTAGATCATAATCTAACAATCTGAAATATCATGTTAAAATCAATAAAAAGAATAGATAAACTCCTTTTAAATTCTAAATAACTTTTAATTTCTAAAGATTAATCAGTTATAAATAAAAATTGTTTTGCATTTATACATGTCAAAACAGAAGACCTGCATAACAGGTTCCTGGTACACTCAAATTAACAAGTGGCAGTCTTGGGACCTAATGCATTTGCTATTCAAGACATTCTAGATACTACTCTAATATATAGGCTAGTTAAAATATGCAAGATatgataataaaaaaattaaatatgtAGTTTTAAATATAAAAGTTTGAATTTAACAAAtgtaaataaaaataaaaaataaggaatttaatattaaaataaataaatatataatttactaaatttttaataattaaaaataaaactaTTATTTAAAAATAGAAATATTAATTCAATactttaaaaattaaatataaaaacaTTTTACTCATCTGTCCATAACAATTAAGTAATCGCTTCattatattattttaattctccCACAAACCTCTATATATACATCCAAAATGCAACACAAAAGGTGAAGAGAAGAGAGTGAACATGGCTGAAACAAAGGAAATCAAATCTCCACCAGTGTCATGTCCACCCTCTCAGCTTCAATACTCACCCTCTCTCACAAGATCACCACTTCTTCATTCAGAAAATGAAGACACACCACATCCAAAAAACAAGACACCAAGAATGCCTTTCACTCCACCAAGGTTTAATCTCACCCCTCTCGCAAGTCCTGTGAGAAAAGCTTTGAAACTAACTAAGCTTGATCCTCAAGATGCTTGGTTACCAATTACTGAGTCAAGAAATGGTAACAAATATTATGCTGCTTTTCATACTCTTTGTTCTGGTATTGGTATTCAAGCTCTTGTTCTTCCTGTTGCTTTCACTATCCTTGGTTGGTAAGTTTTATATTCAAGTGTGAATATTTTAGTTATGAAATTGATTGCTTTGTGaatatttattcatttttaagattcgttttgtcattgtttttctcCTTCATGCTACTACTAGAAGATTTTGCCAATGTAATCAGTCAATTATATCGTATATGATATAATTGAAAGATTATtgtataaaatatttttatattattgATAGTTAAATATTTGTTTAATTAGGTATactaatttttaaaaatattattatacTGTTATCaattaaatatataaaatatatttttaaaataaatttcGGCAATCATTGcatataataaaataataaaagatgATTTAGAAGCTTGATTAAACAATTTATTTTAGACATAATTTAATGAAATCTCTGCATTTTAATCATGCTAATATATAATATCAATAGTCAAATGTAATAAAGCTTATAACACACACTTAGACTACTGCTTAGAAATAATTTGATGATACACAAGATTTTCAAAGCAGTTCACATGTTTCccattttgtttttttttatatatatatataaatgacAACTCAAAGTTGCATAACAATTAGCATTATTCTTAACATtgtaatatttattttattttataatatctaaaattaaaatattatttgcatacaaattaatatttaataatataaACTTATATATTCATTTTATAAACAATTATCATAATAAGCTCAATACTTTCAGTCAAAAAATAATAATTTCAAAACataatatttaatataataatCATGTTTTATAATTTATAGAATCATTTAGTCTTTTACACTGTCTTTATTTTATTTACAAATTATAATATATAATTGGtatttttataaattaattttaatatcTCACTATATGCATAAATCAGTCTATATGCAATAGTTAATAGTTAATGATATATAATTATTTATATACCAGTGTAAAAATTATTTACTTTGttcattaaaaaaataataatttgtTATTATAATTCATATGTGTTATATATAAAACAGCAGTTTTTATATAtttatgtattaatataaataaattattaatatttataaattatatttGAAAAAATACAAATATTTATTATGTTTGAATGTACAGAAATGAGTGACGTATGTTTGACTAATTTTATTATAAAACAAGCAAGCTTCTAGTAAATCTAACAAAGTTTTTTTACTTTAAGTAAGAAAATACTACAACCTTTCCAAAATaaatggattttttttttttgtataaaagagcatttatttcaattttcaataaacatcaattattattattttaattatattatttaattaatttcaTTGTATgattttttaatttaatatttataaaaaagaGAATACGCTAATACTTAACTCTGTCATCTCCTTCAAATAAAATTACAATCAAATATCTTtattttttcttgtaaagtcaAGTTTATTTCAAAACCTTTTGTTCAGACGCATGGTCTTAAATTAATGTTAATGAAACAAAATGTGTAATTGGTTGCAGGACATGGGGAATAATAAGTTTGACTATAGCATTCATTTGGCAGCTTTACACTTTATGGTTGCTGGTTCATCTTCATGAATCAAGGGAGGATGGTGTTCGTTATAATCGATACCTTGAACTCTGTTTTGCTACTTTTGGTATGATGTctccatttatttatttttattttttatttattttattaaagATAGCGTTTCGTTAAATCAATCTAGTTGATAATTTTGTAGATATTCGACTGCAGAGATTTCTGAATACTGAAACTTGAATCGGTGACATTTTATAATATTCATCtttgaaaaaataaaatttgATCATTTGAGTGTTAAAAGTTAGATGTTTGCAATGCAACAAGTGATTGATATTCACTTAAAGCAACAAATTTTAGGTGGAAATGTAAACTATAGATGTCATTTTCATGCAATAAATATTGATTGATCTATGCTTCATGGCTAGTTTGCATGTGAATTCAGTAATAAAAACACAGGCAAGTAACATGACAATATTGGTAAACTATTCACGTATACCATACTTTTGAAAATGGACATGTTGTAGTATTGTTCATTAAATTCTCACTCACTTTTACAAACAATTCTCCTAATTGTTATGACAATTTATAAACAATTATATAAATTTTAATTGAAAATCAATTGATTAAGTGTTAGGATGGTATGTTGCAGGTGAAAAATGGGGAAAATTGCTAGCATTATTTCCAATATTGTACCTATCAGCAGGAACATGTACTACATTGATCATCATAGGAGGATCAACCGCTAGAACATTCTATGAAATTGTATGTGGAGAATCATGCACTTCCAAACCTATGACTACAGTGGAATGGTACTTGGTCTTTACATGTGTTGCTGTGGTCTTGTCTCAGTTACCAAACTTGAATTCTATAGCTGGAGTTTCCCTCATTGGAGCTGTCACTGCTGTAGGCTATTGTACCTCTATTTGGGTGATTTCTGTGGCACAGGGTACCCTACCAGGTGTGAATTACAATCCTGTGAGGGGAGGGAATAATGTTGAAAAAACTCTTGGTGTTCTTAATGCATTTGGTATTATTGCTTTTGCATTTAGAGGTCACAATCTCATCCTTGAAATTCAG includes these proteins:
- the LOC127120070 gene encoding lysine histidine transporter-like 8 → MAETKEIKSPPVSCPPSQLQYSPSLTRSPLLHSENEDTPHPKNKTPRMPFTPPRFNLTPLASPVRKALKLTKLDPQDAWLPITESRNGNKYYAAFHTLCSGIGIQALVLPVAFTILGWTWGIISLTIAFIWQLYTLWLLVHLHESREDGVRYNRYLELCFATFGEKWGKLLALFPILYLSAGTCTTLIIIGGSTARTFYEIVCGESCTSKPMTTVEWYLVFTCVAVVLSQLPNLNSIAGVSLIGAVTAVGYCTSIWVISVAQGTLPGVNYNPVRGGNNVEKTLGVLNAFGIIAFAFRGHNLILEIQATMPSSDKHPSHVPMWKGVKIAYTLIAACLFPVAIAGYWAYGQLIPANGGMLTALYQFHSHDISRFVLALTSFSVVVNCLCSFQIYSMPIFDDMESKYTKKMNKPCPWWLRTSIRIFSGFVSFFVGVATPFLASLAGLIGGVALPVTLAYPCFMWLKVKNPKKFSVMWCINWFLGTFGIGLSGLLIGASIYVIIETGVKVSFFNPK